The Candidatus Binatus sp. DNA segment TGATCGGTTGGTTCGCACTGGTCGGCGCCATCGGCGCAGTTATTTCCAATGCCGCGGTCGCGATGCTGGCGAACGCGATGGGCGGGCTGTCGATCGTCGTCGGCGCGCTGTCGATCGTTGGCATCCCGGCTGCGATCCTGTTCGGTCTGGTGATCGATGAAACTCGCGGGATGTCGCTCGAGATGTCCGCCAAGGAAGAGGAATTCACCGCGTCCGAGAACTAGCCCCCTCCTGCTCTTAACATTGGGTGCAGGGGTCACCCCTGCCCGGTGAATTTCGGCTCCCGCCGCTGCAAGAATGCCTGCAGCCCTTCCTGACGGTCCCGGCTTATCTCCTGCGGATGGGTGAATAGGATGTATTCTCGCTCATCGATACGCACTTTGTTGTCCGTCGTCTTGTAGTGCCCGTACTTGACCGACTTGATGTAGAGCGGCGGAATCTTCTTGAGCAGCCCAGCCCAGCGGACCGCCTCGTCCATCAGATGCTCATCCGCTACGACCTTGTTGACCAGCCCGACCTCATAGGCGCGCTGCGCGTCCATGATCTGCCCGCCGTTCCATGCCAGCAGCATGAACTCGAGGCTGATCTTGAAGGGCATGTACGGCAGATACTCCATCGGTGGCAGCGGCGTGCCAATCCGTGCTTCCGGAAAACCCATCAGCATGCTCTCGCCGGCGATCGTAATGTCGCAGCCGCGAACGGCCAGTGCATAGCCTGCGCCGAGCGTGTAGCCCTTGATCGCGCCGACGATCGGCTTGAACACGGTGATGCCGTTTTGCGGATAGCCTTGATGGACCTGGAATGGCACTTCGCGATCGATCGCACCGGGGCTCACGTCCGCGCCGGCGCAGAAGTGCTTGCCGGCGCCCGTGAGGATGGCGACCTTGGCGGCCGGGTCGGCCTCGAACCGGCTCCAGGTCGCGCACAAGCCGTTGCTGAGCGCGCCATTGAGCGCGTTCATCTTTTCCGGCCGATTCAACGTGATGAAGGCGATTTCATCCCTCACCTCATAGAGGATCACATTCTCTGACTTCGCTTTCGCTGCCTTTGGCTTGGCGTTGCGCTTCTCCTGCGGTCTCAACATCCTAGCCATGACGTCTCTCCCCTGAATGGTCACGCGGCCTCAGCGCCCGCACGCGCCGGCTCCGCGGTCACGTCCGCCACAGTGGTGTAAAGCGGAATTTTCATTTTGAACCGGAATTAAAACTCGCACCGATACCAGGCGGTTTGCAAACCTGAAGTTCAAGCCCCGCTTTGAGTCTGAAATCCTTTCCAGTGGCGCCGCGAGCGGCCGGTTTCGCGTCTCGCGGCCACGCAACGAATTCATTCGACGGTCAGCTTCGTCTCGGCGAATTCCTTCTTTTCGAAATCCCAGGCGAACGCCGCGGCGCCCGCGAACTTGCCGGCGCGAATCGACATCACGATGTAAACGACGGCGGGATAGTCGGGCGCCGGCGGATCGAATGAGCACGCCTGCGCGCGATCGGTCGCGGAAAAGTACGCGTCGTGATCGGGGTGCGAATGGTAAACGGCGCGCAGCACGAGTTTGCGGCGATCGACTTCGTTCATTACCGCCAAATGCTCCTTCGGCTCCATCAGGAACCCCATGCGCGCGTCGCGCGGAAACGCCGCCGCGTCTTCGGCGTGCATGCGGTTCTGGATGTTGGCGACCGGGCGGACTTCTTCGACCGAGTTTTCGTTGTCGCCGATGATGAAGCCGCAGCATTCGAACGGGAACTCGCGCTCAGCCTGCGCGACGATCGCATCCATGCTCGCCCGGCGTATCGATGCTGCCTTCATCGTTCTGCTTGAGTTTTCATTGTTCGCTGGCGCGCGCGCTCGGCAGCCCTGACGAGCCGCGTCAGCATTCGATTCGTCTCCGCGCCGACTCCCAGGCGATCGGCAAGCTCGACGATCTTGCCGTTGAGCGCGCCGATCTCGGTGCGTCCGCGAACATGAAGATCGTGCAGCATCGTCGGCCGAT contains these protein-coding regions:
- a CDS encoding enoyl-CoA hydratase/isomerase family protein, with the translated sequence MARMLRPQEKRNAKPKAAKAKSENVILYEVRDEIAFITLNRPEKMNALNGALSNGLCATWSRFEADPAAKVAILTGAGKHFCAGADVSPGAIDREVPFQVHQGYPQNGITVFKPIVGAIKGYTLGAGYALAVRGCDITIAGESMLMGFPEARIGTPLPPMEYLPYMPFKISLEFMLLAWNGGQIMDAQRAYEVGLVNKVVADEHLMDEAVRWAGLLKKIPPLYIKSVKYGHYKTTDNKVRIDEREYILFTHPQEISRDRQEGLQAFLQRREPKFTGQG
- a CDS encoding M67 family metallopeptidase, whose product is MKAASIRRASMDAIVAQAEREFPFECCGFIIGDNENSVEEVRPVANIQNRMHAEDAAAFPRDARMGFLMEPKEHLAVMNEVDRRKLVLRAVYHSHPDHDAYFSATDRAQACSFDPPAPDYPAVVYIVMSIRAGKFAGAAAFAWDFEKKEFAETKLTVE